From Montipora foliosa isolate CH-2021 chromosome 6, ASM3666993v2, whole genome shotgun sequence, a single genomic window includes:
- the LOC138008896 gene encoding uncharacterized protein isoform X2: MPPYLSTLKFHLRDFNDVEAIRQSDLYLEEGVEYSSLPAHRTKGAQTITLPMNMPIVESENCFRRKVDSSPNLKDRVINSTSFIESTISQLPSHNGNPAGQILTENHSDLQPAVGKWFNDIDKLTSFKSKHMLQIFSKEKSETIKEWTSSPKNFYKCILKCRQKQSAYNGLCKTKKNARSRETTKKVTFPADVLLFSAIEENSASDLIEIIRTHKIDVNLCKSARGLPPLHRAVQRGAVDCLRVLLNHSADVNLRDSSNAPAINMAISARQFECIVLLIESGASVGEYTKQRLAEYENVQILSKSCYRSFVVNV; the protein is encoded by the coding sequence ATGCCACCATATTTATCAACTTTGAAATTTCATCTGAGGGATTTCAACGATGTGGAAGCGATTAGACAGTCTGATTTATACTTGGAAGAAGGCGTCGAGTATTCATCTCTACCGGCACACAGAACAAAAGGAGCACAGACTATAACTCTGCCAATGAATATGCCCATTGTCGAGAGTGAAAATTGCTTTCGACGAAAAGTAGAtagttcaccaaatttgaaagATCGGGTGATTAACTCGACGTCATTTATCGAATCTACCATTTCACAGTTACCGTCACACAATGGAAACCCAGCTGGCCAAATTCTGACTGAAAACCACAGTGATCTTCAACCTGCAGTCGGAAAATGGTTTAACGACATCGATAAATTAACAAGTTTTAAGTCAAAGCACATGCTTCAAATCTTCTCCAAGGAAAAAAGTGAAACTATAAAAGAATGGACTTCAAGTCCAAAGAACTTTTACAAATGCATTTTAAAATGTAGACAAAAACAATCGGCTTataatggtttatgcaaaacaaagaaGAACGCGCGCTCGCGCGAAACGACGAAGAAGGTCACTTTTCCCGCTGATGTCCTCTTATTTTCCGCCATTGAAGAAAATTCGGCAAGTGATCTAATCGAAATCATCCGAACACACAAGATTGACGTGAATTTATGTAAAAGCGCCCGTGGTCTTCCACCGCTGCATCGAGCAGTTCAGCGAGGTGCCGTGGATTGTCTAAGAGTTTTACTGAATCATTCCGCCGATGTAAATTTGCGGGACTCTTCGAACGCTCCAGCAATCAACATGGCGATTTCTGCTCGCCAATTCGAATGCATTGTACTTTTGATTGAATCTGGAGCAAGTGTAGGGGAATACACAAAACAACGCCTTGCTGAATATGAAAATGTTCAGATTTTATCAAAGAGTTGTTATCGCTCGTTTGTAGTAAACGTTTGA
- the LOC138008896 gene encoding uncharacterized protein isoform X1 — protein MLFLKGKARGVKVEPSNEANTGNVFPPTEKSLNVDSDNLKGSMPPYLSTLKFHLRDFNDVEAIRQSDLYLEEGVEYSSLPAHRTKGAQTITLPMNMPIVESENCFRRKVDSSPNLKDRVINSTSFIESTISQLPSHNGNPAGQILTENHSDLQPAVGKWFNDIDKLTSFKSKHMLQIFSKEKSETIKEWTSSPKNFYKCILKCRQKQSAYNGLCKTKKNARSRETTKKVTFPADVLLFSAIEENSASDLIEIIRTHKIDVNLCKSARGLPPLHRAVQRGAVDCLRVLLNHSADVNLRDSSNAPAINMAISARQFECIVLLIESGASVGEYTKQRLAEYENVQILSKSCYRSFVVNV, from the coding sequence ATGCTATTTCTTAAAGGCAAAGCCAGAGGCGTAAAAGTGGAGCCGTCGAATGAAGCAAATACAGGAAACGTTTTTCCACCGACAGAAAAAAGTCTCAACGTTGACAGCGACAATCTTAAGGGAAGCATGCCACCATATTTATCAACTTTGAAATTTCATCTGAGGGATTTCAACGATGTGGAAGCGATTAGACAGTCTGATTTATACTTGGAAGAAGGCGTCGAGTATTCATCTCTACCGGCACACAGAACAAAAGGAGCACAGACTATAACTCTGCCAATGAATATGCCCATTGTCGAGAGTGAAAATTGCTTTCGACGAAAAGTAGAtagttcaccaaatttgaaagATCGGGTGATTAACTCGACGTCATTTATCGAATCTACCATTTCACAGTTACCGTCACACAATGGAAACCCAGCTGGCCAAATTCTGACTGAAAACCACAGTGATCTTCAACCTGCAGTCGGAAAATGGTTTAACGACATCGATAAATTAACAAGTTTTAAGTCAAAGCACATGCTTCAAATCTTCTCCAAGGAAAAAAGTGAAACTATAAAAGAATGGACTTCAAGTCCAAAGAACTTTTACAAATGCATTTTAAAATGTAGACAAAAACAATCGGCTTataatggtttatgcaaaacaaagaaGAACGCGCGCTCGCGCGAAACGACGAAGAAGGTCACTTTTCCCGCTGATGTCCTCTTATTTTCCGCCATTGAAGAAAATTCGGCAAGTGATCTAATCGAAATCATCCGAACACACAAGATTGACGTGAATTTATGTAAAAGCGCCCGTGGTCTTCCACCGCTGCATCGAGCAGTTCAGCGAGGTGCCGTGGATTGTCTAAGAGTTTTACTGAATCATTCCGCCGATGTAAATTTGCGGGACTCTTCGAACGCTCCAGCAATCAACATGGCGATTTCTGCTCGCCAATTCGAATGCATTGTACTTTTGATTGAATCTGGAGCAAGTGTAGGGGAATACACAAAACAACGCCTTGCTGAATATGAAAATGTTCAGATTTTATCAAAGAGTTGTTATCGCTCGTTTGTAGTAAACGTTTGA